The Montipora foliosa isolate CH-2021 chromosome 1, ASM3666993v2, whole genome shotgun sequence DNA segment TTCAGCGTTTGGGTTGCGTCAGTGATCTCCACCACTCTAATAATTTCATTGTTGTCTTTTGACATACTTGGGCTACTAGTCTGGTTCATTGTGGCTGGGTGTGTCCTTGCATGTCTTCTAATACTAACCTTCTGCTATTTAGCCATATTTGTCACGGTTCGATGCAGGAAGGACCCTGAACTCACCAATCGTCACGGTAGAACTGAACGAAGATTGACCGTGACACTGTTTATTGTCACGCTTGTCTCTTTATCTGTTTGGCTTCCTTACGTATTATTCACTTTCCTGGAAAATCCACTGTTGCGTTTGTTGTCAACTGGAGCGCTTTTGCGCTTGCGGGGTATCTGCGAATTCCTCTTCTTTGCAAACTCCTTTGTGAATCCAATATTGTACACAATCAGGATGCCTGGGTTCAGAAAAGAACTTCGTTCAATCGTGTCACTTTCTGTACCATTTAGATTGAGGGTTTGCAAGGATAAGATAACCGGTccatcaaaaaacaaaaaatacattgTAAACCAGATAGGACCTGTTTTACAGGGAAGTAGCATTTCTGGAGACAGTTACGTTATTAACTTAACAGATCTTGATTCTGGGAGAAGCAGAAATGCAAATTTTCGCGTCCTTCCGGTGTCATGAGTGTGAGGATGTTGTAATTGATGGTAAAATGCGTCGCAGGTCACTCTAGTGGTTAAACGGCTCTTTTTGAGATGGCATTCGGCCGAATTTCATGTGATCGGGAGCTGCACGTATGTCCAGATATGCACCTAATGTAGGTGCATGTAGAAGAGTTATTTATTAGGGACCTTAGAGCTAGTTAAAATCGAacgtcgtaaaaccaaaaccaatgtaattactttggccaatcaaaaaggacggagacaatccggtaaaccataACTCTAAGTAAttgcacgtagccgacacaaagcgcgggaaaatgtgtacgcgcgagccacgattggttttcgtTTTACTTCTGACTTTGAACAATCACTGAGAGaagcaatcataaaaaaaaaaaaacaattcgctaattactctCGAAACTCAATTGAGCTCTAAAAgtgcactgtcatgctaaatttgctgttctTAACTCAGAACTGGGAAACTTGAAACCGAATATTCAGTACTTAAGTTCACACGTATGACATTCCTGACAACTTACTGAcaaaatatgaaatatatttatgacACAAAATGCTATTCGTATTTCATTTTTGCCGAATTTGTGAAGACACAGtctgtttttttcaagttgcaatccatttccatcctctccatccttggctgccaGCAGCAAAgattagcttcagtgcacttcaatcgTTATTCCAACAAAACCACAGCATTATTGtctggtcttcattgatgcaaagacgtcttaagtgttttgaaagttttactaaaatagcgtgacactgcccctttaaggaaGGACGACGAGgccggctacgagaacgttgtcttaAAGTAtcatttcctgttactgtaataattttgcgattactccaagtgaAGTCGCTCAGCATGGAAAGTACAAGTCCATATTCCATGAGTAAAATTGGTGAGACcagtgtggatatttagagagaaaattgaaaattcatcgtaaGGTGCTCGCGTCCTCCAcgtgacctcaaatttgatcattgcACATCTTTGCAAGACgagaacagcaaagaaatgtatcaaaatgtgaaaGGCTCGTGtagggcgtgcagagctattgttttcgctaattaaacctattgttgtGGGGCGTTCTCGTAACCGACATCCTCGTCcttgcttaaagtgcccctaaccctttaagttgttatgtttttcatagattttcatatctttcaagaactcattttcgcaaaaattttttaaaatatttaattcttGTCTTTTTACGAGCGCTTGAAGTTActgaagtttttaattttttgcgagCTATAAGCCCCGCTGGACAAATTGTCTCGTGGGCTCATTAGGAATGAGCCAATGAGAAGCGTCCGATATTTGACACTTTTTTTAGctgtgacgtaagaaaaggatATTTCAGCAACTCAAGCTTGCACGATGTCCTTTGGGGGACTAATGCGAACGATAGGTGAATTGGAATGCGCATGCGTATAACTAGCATAATTTCTGGACATGTGTGTCAGCctacctcgtccccagggccttctcTTCTGCGATTTCATTTCTGGACAAATGCGTCGGCAGGATAAAAAAAGTGTATTTGTGTTTTAAGGCGACATTATTAGGGACCTTAttcaaggacgacgacgacgacaacgacgCCAAcgaaaacgttgtctaaaaatcaGTCGTTCGGAATGGGAAGTGTTTCTCAACATTACGGGAATTAAATTGCCATTAACGGTAtggttgtttgggaagaaaattaaaaatatttcgtcAGATTGTCACGTCCTGTACACAACCTCAAAATTAGTCAATTCACGTCTAgtcgaggacggcaaagaaatgtactaaaatgcaaaatgcacgtgcaggccGTGCAGAGACTTGTTACACTTTGCAAATGGCTCGTACAATTGACCgagaaagaaagatttttttcGCGCCCAAAATATGAACATCAATTGCAACCTCAAGATCGAAGGCGTAGACGTTGACGAGAACATCACTAAATAATAGCATTCTTGAATGCTTGTTTATTGCTTTCCCCGTTCTCTGAAACTCTGCAACGTGAAAATGACCAAACTTCAAGTTCTATGAAAACGTGAGCAAGCGACCGCAAATTTTTCGTCTT contains these protein-coding regions:
- the LOC137980169 gene encoding adenosine receptor A3-like; amino-acid sequence: MEKLTNNNTSPTKAVRNDSLQIGSYLEGYIWCSLFLVEAIIIIALNILTVIVFIKKRCFRRRSTYLLINLSLADLCVGALVIPTSVFRRGNIFGLWRIEMSDAVRFSTFGIDTLFFGCSLAFLVSISIERLHAMRNPMRHRLLSSSSYRKWVFSVWVASVISTTLIISLLSFDILGLLVWFIVAGCVLACLLILTFCYLAIFVTVRCRKDPELTNRHGRTERRLTVTLFIVTLVSLSVWLPYVLFTFLENPLLRLLSTGALLRLRGICEFLFFANSFVNPILYTIRMPGFRKELRSIVSLSVPFRLRVCKDKITGPSKNKKYIVNQIGPVLQGSSISGDSYVINLTDLDSGRSRNANFRVLPVS